One stretch of Pseudomonas fluorescens Q2-87 DNA includes these proteins:
- a CDS encoding branched-chain amino acid ABC transporter permease, whose product MNFFFETLIGGLLAGTMYSLVAIGFVLIYKASGVFNFAQGAMLLFAALTFVSLREQGLSFALALVLTVLVMIIGALLIERLVLRPLVNRSQITLFMATLGLSFVIEGLAQGLMGAQVRALDLGIEDVPLFVGEIMVSQFDLIAAGVSALLVAVLALLFNKTRIGVALRAVADDTRAALSLGINLNRIWQIVWAVAGVVGLVAGLLWGARQGVQFSLSLVVLKALPVLIIGGFTSIGGAIVGGLIVGAAENLAEAYIGPLVGGGITPWFAYFLALIFLYIRPAGLFGDRVIERV is encoded by the coding sequence ATGAACTTCTTTTTTGAAACCCTGATCGGCGGGCTGTTGGCCGGCACCATGTACTCTCTGGTCGCCATCGGCTTCGTGCTGATCTATAAGGCCAGTGGCGTGTTCAACTTCGCCCAGGGCGCCATGCTGTTGTTTGCCGCGCTGACCTTCGTCAGTTTGCGCGAGCAGGGCCTGTCGTTTGCCTTGGCGCTGGTCTTGACGGTGCTGGTGATGATCATCGGTGCGCTGCTGATCGAGCGGCTGGTGTTGCGGCCGCTGGTCAACCGTTCGCAGATCACCTTGTTCATGGCCACGCTCGGCCTGTCGTTCGTCATCGAAGGCCTGGCCCAGGGATTGATGGGCGCCCAGGTGCGCGCGTTGGACCTGGGCATCGAGGACGTCCCGCTGTTTGTCGGCGAGATCATGGTCAGCCAGTTCGACTTGATCGCCGCCGGAGTGTCGGCGCTGCTGGTGGCGGTGCTGGCCTTGCTGTTCAACAAGACGCGCATCGGTGTCGCCCTGCGCGCGGTGGCCGACGATACCCGTGCAGCGCTGTCGCTGGGCATCAACCTCAACCGCATCTGGCAGATCGTCTGGGCCGTGGCCGGGGTGGTCGGGCTGGTCGCCGGGTTGCTCTGGGGCGCACGCCAGGGCGTGCAGTTCTCGCTATCACTGGTGGTGCTCAAGGCGTTACCGGTGCTGATCATCGGTGGTTTCACCTCGATCGGCGGCGCTATCGTCGGCGGATTGATCGTCGGTGCGGCCGAGAACCTGGCCGAAGCCTATATCGGCCCGCTGGTTGGCGGAGGCATCACGCCCTGGTTTGCCTATTTCCTCGCGCTGATTTTTCTCTACATCCGCCCGGCCGGCCTGTTCGGCGACCGGGTCATCGAGCGGGTATGA
- a CDS encoding ABC transporter ATP-binding protein has protein sequence MNALLEVRNVSLSFKGVKAISDLSFSVRLGEICALIGPNGAGKSSLLNILNGVYRADAGQLFFAAEPLRRPHPLKAARLGIGRTFQNNALFKKMSVVDNLLTGLSRFQRTFFLEQAFGLPRARREARTFAERAERVLEFLELQAWRDVAVGSLAYGLQKRVELGRALIAQPTLLLLDEPMAGMNAEEKQEMSRFIADVNRDLGTTVILIEHDIQVVMGLSSHVVVLDYGRKVGDGTPAEVQANPDVIAAYLGAPRP, from the coding sequence ATGAATGCCTTGCTGGAGGTGCGTAACGTGTCGCTGTCGTTCAAAGGCGTAAAGGCGATTTCCGACCTTTCGTTCAGCGTGCGGCTGGGCGAAATCTGCGCGCTGATCGGGCCGAACGGTGCGGGCAAGAGTTCGCTGCTGAACATTCTCAACGGGGTCTACCGGGCCGATGCAGGACAGTTGTTCTTCGCGGCCGAGCCCCTGCGTCGGCCGCATCCGTTGAAGGCGGCCCGGCTCGGTATTGGCCGGACATTCCAGAACAATGCGCTGTTCAAGAAGATGAGCGTGGTGGACAACCTGCTCACCGGCCTGTCGCGTTTCCAGCGCACGTTCTTCCTTGAACAGGCGTTCGGCCTGCCGCGTGCCCGGCGGGAGGCGCGAACATTCGCCGAGCGTGCCGAGCGGGTGCTGGAGTTCCTCGAATTGCAGGCCTGGCGCGATGTCGCGGTGGGCAGCCTGGCCTACGGCCTGCAAAAGCGCGTGGAGCTGGGTCGGGCGCTGATTGCCCAGCCGACCCTGCTATTGCTCGACGAGCCGATGGCTGGGATGAACGCCGAGGAAAAACAGGAGATGAGTCGCTTCATCGCCGACGTCAATCGCGACCTGGGCACCACGGTGATTCTCATCGAGCACGACATTCAGGTGGTCATGGGGTTGTCCAGCCATGTGGTGGTGCTGGACTACGGACGCAAGGTCGGCGATGGCACGCCGGCTGAAGTCCAGGCCAATCCCGACGTGATCGCGGCCTATTTGGGGGCGCCTCGTCCATGA
- a CDS encoding AMP-binding protein, producing the protein MSIYELNAPLPDVVTDSALVALQRWARERPTQIALRHRRLGAWKAWRWIDVQREVDRMADGLRQQGFGPGARLALSGAFEPSLLILALAARQLDGHSLVIDRDSRGEDLQRQLRLARPAFAFVQHRESVSHWLNCGLDQQWPLRLYSTQVNAAASGLWQVQSLSVLFVTQAPQAQRQGWAQAAADEVVWVDEGTEWHEGLGHLLSRWLEHGEGLAFPETRESASRDRREIAPTGLLLSSARVESLAAEIEARLPQQGSWQRRLCEWTLIDPRRGFRRWLKARVRHLLGLRRLRRIEVPSAPAGVAVGNPTHPSWLHEYLERAA; encoded by the coding sequence ATGAGCATCTACGAACTCAATGCGCCGCTGCCCGACGTGGTCACCGACAGTGCCTTGGTGGCGTTGCAGCGCTGGGCCCGGGAACGGCCGACACAAATTGCCCTGCGTCATCGACGTCTCGGCGCGTGGAAGGCTTGGCGCTGGATCGATGTGCAGCGCGAGGTCGATCGCATGGCCGATGGTTTACGCCAGCAAGGCTTTGGCCCCGGTGCGCGACTGGCACTGAGCGGCGCTTTCGAACCGAGCCTGTTGATCCTGGCGCTGGCCGCCCGCCAATTGGACGGGCACAGCCTGGTGATCGACCGCGACAGCCGCGGTGAAGATTTGCAACGACAGTTGCGCCTGGCTCGCCCGGCGTTTGCCTTCGTCCAGCATCGCGAGAGCGTGTCCCACTGGCTCAACTGCGGTCTGGATCAGCAGTGGCCGCTGCGGCTGTACTCAACCCAGGTCAACGCCGCCGCCAGCGGTTTATGGCAAGTGCAGTCGTTGTCGGTGCTGTTCGTCACGCAGGCGCCGCAGGCCCAGCGCCAGGGTTGGGCACAAGCCGCAGCAGACGAGGTGGTGTGGGTCGATGAAGGCACCGAGTGGCACGAGGGTCTGGGCCATTTGCTCAGCCGTTGGCTGGAGCATGGCGAAGGCCTGGCGTTTCCGGAGACCCGTGAATCGGCGAGCCGCGACCGCCGCGAAATCGCCCCGACTGGCTTGCTGCTGTCCAGCGCACGTGTCGAGTCGCTGGCGGCGGAAATCGAAGCGCGCCTGCCACAGCAGGGCAGTTGGCAGCGGCGCCTGTGCGAATGGACCCTGATTGATCCGCGACGTGGTTTTCGCCGCTGGCTCAAGGCGCGGGTACGGCATCTGCTGGGCTTGCGGCGATTGCGTCGGATCGAGGTGCCGAGCGCGCCGGCCGGCGTCGCAGTGGGCAACCCGACACACCCATCCTGGTTGCATGAATACCTGGAGCGGGCGGCATGA
- a CDS encoding amidase family protein, which produces MITMLQTAERLRQGLTTPDELIASALATAKDAEHVFISLLEQRALDDASASTRRWQQGVALSALDGIPYAVKDLLDIVGSRTTAGSITRVDAAMAVEDAAVIAALTAQGMIPLGKTNLTEFAYSGLGLNPHFGTPIADFTVDEIRVPGGSSSGSAIAVQRGIVNGAIGTDTAGSIRIPAAFNGLVGYKASTDRYSMQGVHPLAVTLDSLGVFAHTVADCAALDGAMRGFKGPTAQAAKLSKLRFVVDDGVLSNPTLQPVVRQNLLSMMARLRAAGARVEFRTIAAVALTRELIGRSGWLGAIEAWRLLGSIVESPEGARMDRRVGARLRSAKGIDPAAEAGIRQSRAVLMSAIEQELDGAFLVMPTVKHVAPPMAPLENDDTLFATVNLETLSLTMIGSLLDMPGVAIPSGKDTLGLATSVLFSTTRGRDDTLLGACLAIESSLSRQASGSE; this is translated from the coding sequence ATGATCACGATGCTGCAAACCGCCGAGCGATTGAGGCAGGGGCTCACGACACCTGATGAGTTGATCGCGTCCGCATTGGCGACGGCGAAAGACGCGGAGCATGTGTTTATTTCGCTGCTGGAACAACGTGCCCTCGACGATGCCAGCGCCTCGACCCGGCGCTGGCAGCAAGGCGTCGCGCTAAGCGCCTTGGATGGCATCCCCTATGCAGTCAAAGACCTGTTGGACATTGTCGGCAGCCGTACAACGGCCGGCTCCATCACACGGGTCGACGCGGCCATGGCCGTCGAGGATGCGGCAGTCATCGCAGCGCTTACGGCCCAGGGCATGATCCCACTGGGAAAAACCAACCTCACCGAGTTTGCCTATTCCGGCCTGGGTTTGAACCCGCATTTCGGCACACCGATCGCCGATTTCACGGTCGATGAAATCCGTGTGCCCGGCGGCTCCTCTTCCGGTTCGGCCATCGCGGTGCAACGGGGCATTGTCAACGGCGCCATCGGCACGGACACGGCCGGTTCGATACGCATTCCGGCAGCGTTCAACGGCTTGGTTGGCTACAAGGCCTCCACCGACCGCTACAGCATGCAAGGTGTTCATCCCCTTGCCGTCACGCTCGACAGCCTGGGCGTTTTCGCCCATACCGTGGCCGATTGCGCCGCCCTCGATGGGGCCATGCGCGGGTTCAAGGGTCCAACTGCCCAGGCTGCGAAGCTTTCGAAACTGCGCTTTGTGGTCGACGACGGCGTGCTGTCCAATCCAACGCTACAGCCAGTGGTACGGCAGAATCTGCTCTCGATGATGGCCCGGCTGCGCGCCGCTGGTGCCCGGGTCGAATTTAGGACGATTGCCGCCGTCGCCCTTACCCGTGAATTGATTGGCCGCTCGGGCTGGTTGGGGGCGATAGAAGCCTGGCGCCTCCTGGGCTCGATCGTGGAAAGCCCGGAAGGGGCTCGGATGGACAGGCGCGTGGGCGCGCGGCTGCGTTCGGCCAAGGGTATCGACCCAGCCGCCGAAGCCGGGATTCGACAGTCCCGCGCAGTGTTGATGTCGGCCATCGAGCAAGAGCTCGACGGCGCCTTCCTGGTCATGCCGACGGTCAAGCACGTCGCCCCGCCCATGGCGCCTCTGGAAAATGACGACACGCTGTTCGCGACCGTCAACCTCGAAACCTTGTCACTCACCATGATCGGCAGCTTGCTGGACATGCCAGGAGTGGCCATTCCGTCCGGCAAGGACACCCTCGGGCTTGCCACCTCTGTCCTGTTCTCGACGACCCGAGGCCGTGATGACACATTGCTCGGTGCATGCCTGGCGATAGAGTCAAGCCTCTCCCGGCAGGCCTCAGGTAGTGAGTAG
- a CDS encoding creatininase: protein MNNVRMDNISWVDYERRVQSGAVVLLPIGATEQHGPHLPLGTDALLASAISEDVAREIGGVVAPALSYGYKSQPKCGGGQHFCGTTSVDGATLIAMVRDAVREFHRHGVKRLVLVIGHYENQWFVTEGIELAMRDIGAQAGLEVMRLEHWEFVKSQTLDRIFPNGFPGIALEHAAVIETSMMLHYHPELVCLEKIPDHGPAEFPVYDMYPTRTEWVPASGVLSSALGSSAEKGRLLVVDVISGIAQAVRSEFRLAATLPSLF from the coding sequence ATGAACAACGTCCGGATGGATAACATCAGTTGGGTCGACTATGAACGTCGAGTGCAATCGGGGGCGGTGGTCTTGCTGCCCATCGGTGCCACGGAGCAGCACGGGCCCCATTTGCCCCTGGGCACCGATGCCTTGTTGGCCAGTGCAATCAGCGAAGACGTGGCCAGGGAAATCGGCGGCGTGGTAGCCCCGGCCTTGTCCTATGGCTATAAATCCCAGCCCAAATGCGGTGGTGGGCAGCACTTCTGCGGCACTACCAGCGTGGACGGTGCGACCCTGATCGCCATGGTTCGCGATGCCGTGCGCGAGTTTCATCGCCATGGCGTGAAGCGTCTGGTCCTGGTGATCGGGCACTACGAAAACCAGTGGTTCGTGACCGAAGGCATCGAGCTGGCGATGCGTGACATCGGCGCGCAAGCGGGGCTGGAAGTCATGCGCCTTGAGCATTGGGAGTTCGTGAAATCGCAAACCCTGGACAGGATCTTCCCGAACGGCTTTCCGGGCATCGCGCTGGAGCACGCGGCGGTCATCGAGACGTCGATGATGCTGCACTATCACCCGGAGCTGGTGTGCCTGGAGAAGATTCCTGACCACGGGCCGGCTGAGTTCCCGGTCTATGACATGTACCCGACACGAACAGAATGGGTCCCGGCCAGTGGCGTGCTGTCCTCCGCGCTGGGGTCCAGCGCAGAGAAGGGACGCCTATTGGTGGTGGATGTGATCAGTGGCATTGCCCAGGCCGTCCGATCAGAGTTCCGGCTTGCTGCGACTCTGCCGTCGCTCTTCTGA
- a CDS encoding LLM class flavin-dependent oxidoreductase — MPREIRLNAFEMNCVGHQSPGLWRHPKDRAWQYKDLDYWTDLAKLLERGKFDGIFIADVIGIYDVLGGNGDAAIRQATQVPVNDPLALITPMALVTEHLGFGLTASLTFEHPYPFARRLSTLDHLTKGRIGWNIVTSYLDSGARNLGQKALSDHDARYDYADEYLEVLYKLFEGSWEEGAVVRDRQRGIFTDPSKVHEIRHQGTHFQVPGIHLCEPSPQRTPVLYQAGASSRGKDFAAGHAECVFVAAPSKVILKKTVADIRRRAAEAGRDPRKVLIFNLQTVIVDETDAKAQAKWQELKSYSSYEGALALISGWTGIDFGQYRPDQVLKHIHTNAIQSAVETFSTADPDKQWTVQELADWVGIGGFGPLIVGSAQTVADELQAWVEDTDVDGFNLAYVLAHETFSDVVELLVPELQKRGAYKTEYRPGTLRDKLFGDGPRLPANHPGAGYRDLGRKTPRASVVEPALAGEE, encoded by the coding sequence ATGCCACGGGAAATTCGTTTGAATGCCTTCGAGATGAACTGTGTCGGTCATCAGTCGCCGGGTCTTTGGAGGCACCCCAAGGATCGTGCCTGGCAATATAAGGATCTGGACTACTGGACCGACCTGGCCAAGCTGCTGGAGCGCGGCAAGTTCGACGGCATTTTCATTGCCGATGTGATCGGCATCTACGATGTGCTCGGCGGCAATGGCGATGCGGCCATCCGCCAGGCGACTCAGGTGCCGGTCAACGATCCGCTGGCGTTGATCACGCCGATGGCGCTGGTGACCGAACACCTGGGTTTCGGCCTGACTGCTTCGCTGACTTTCGAGCACCCGTATCCTTTCGCCCGCCGCCTCTCCACCCTGGACCACCTGACCAAGGGCCGCATCGGCTGGAACATCGTCACGTCCTACCTCGACAGCGGCGCGCGCAACCTCGGGCAAAAAGCCCTGAGCGACCACGACGCGCGTTACGACTACGCCGATGAATATCTGGAGGTGCTCTACAAGCTGTTCGAAGGCAGTTGGGAGGAGGGCGCCGTGGTGCGTGACCGCCAGCGCGGTATTTTCACTGACCCAAGCAAGGTTCACGAGATCCGTCACCAGGGCACGCATTTCCAGGTGCCGGGCATTCACCTTTGCGAGCCTTCGCCGCAACGCACGCCGGTGCTGTACCAGGCCGGGGCGTCGAGTCGCGGCAAGGACTTCGCCGCCGGGCACGCCGAGTGTGTATTCGTTGCCGCGCCGTCCAAGGTGATCCTCAAGAAGACCGTGGCGGATATCCGTCGTCGCGCCGCCGAGGCCGGGCGTGATCCGCGCAAAGTGCTGATCTTCAACCTGCAAACGGTGATCGTCGACGAGACCGACGCCAAGGCGCAGGCCAAATGGCAGGAGCTGAAATCCTATAGCAGCTACGAGGGCGCATTGGCGCTGATCTCCGGCTGGACCGGCATTGACTTCGGGCAGTACCGACCCGACCAGGTGCTCAAGCACATCCATACCAACGCCATTCAATCGGCGGTGGAAACCTTTTCCACCGCCGACCCGGACAAGCAGTGGACCGTACAGGAACTGGCGGACTGGGTCGGCATCGGTGGTTTCGGGCCGTTGATTGTCGGCAGTGCGCAGACCGTGGCTGACGAGTTACAGGCCTGGGTCGAAGACACCGATGTGGACGGTTTCAACCTGGCTTATGTCCTGGCCCATGAAACCTTCAGCGACGTGGTCGAGTTGCTGGTGCCGGAGTTGCAAAAGCGCGGTGCCTACAAAACCGAATACCGCCCCGGCACCCTGCGCGACAAGCTGTTCGGCGATGGACCGCGACTGCCGGCCAACCACCCTGGCGCGGGCTATCGGGACTTGGGCCGCAAGACCCCGCGGGCCAGCGTAGTTGAGCCGGCCTTGGCCGGCGAGGAGTAA
- a CDS encoding FMN-dependent NADH-azoreductase, with translation MSTLLHIDASARTDRSLSRKLSQAFVDAWLERDAGAQVITRDVGLNPPPFVTEAWIAAVFTPEEHLTPQKREEIRLSDELIEEIDRADVIVIGTPMYNYGMPAALKSWFDKVIRIGKTFTFDLERGDHPLEPIMSGKKLVILTSRGEFGFGPGGIRETMNHLDTHIQTCAHYLGVNETHAISIDYQEFADARHEASIANAFDAVPVLVRQMVEERQCQLSPA, from the coding sequence ATGAGCACCCTTCTCCATATTGATGCCAGCGCACGAACCGACCGCTCCCTCAGCCGTAAACTGTCCCAGGCATTTGTCGACGCCTGGCTTGAGCGCGATGCCGGGGCCCAAGTCATCACCCGTGACGTTGGCCTGAATCCGCCCCCCTTCGTGACCGAGGCGTGGATTGCCGCGGTCTTTACTCCCGAAGAACACCTGACGCCGCAGAAACGTGAGGAAATCCGTCTCTCGGACGAACTGATCGAGGAGATCGACCGCGCCGACGTGATCGTCATTGGTACGCCGATGTACAACTATGGGATGCCGGCCGCGCTCAAGTCCTGGTTTGACAAAGTGATTCGCATCGGCAAAACCTTCACCTTCGATCTGGAGCGCGGCGACCACCCGCTGGAGCCCATCATGAGTGGCAAGAAGCTGGTCATTCTGACTTCCCGGGGTGAGTTCGGGTTTGGTCCTGGCGGCATTCGCGAGACCATGAATCATCTGGACACGCATATCCAGACCTGCGCGCACTACCTGGGCGTGAATGAAACCCACGCCATCTCCATCGATTACCAGGAGTTTGCCGACGCGCGCCATGAGGCGTCCATCGCCAACGCCTTCGACGCGGTTCCGGTCCTGGTCCGGCAGATGGTCGAGGAAAGGCAATGCCAGCTGTCTCCAGCGTGA
- a CDS encoding purine-cytosine permease family protein encodes MLHVGKQRSVEKNLIGTFSKGRFSYRQLPKLADLALMAAGDTRGRRSARKTIMSMRRESEKSLINEANYDALGLEPVPDSHRTSTPLDQFWIWAGANVAPINWVLGAIGIQLGLSLLETLLVIVVGNLLGAALFGGICIMGHRTGVPQMVLSRLAFGRRGAYLPTFMQVLMPMGWVATNTWIVLDLAVAALDKIGISGGMELKYGIALAVMVLQVGIAAWGFNAIKCFERYTMPAILLIMVVMTGLAFTHVDIQWQRSTIEGIGKLSAMSSLMTAIGIGWGISWLVYASDYTRFTQSELSDGQVFRSTFLGMFLPTVWLAFLGAAIASAGAGSDPAQLIIAVFGTMALPVLLVLLHGPVATNIVVIYSAALATLSLDLRVARWVVSMVSGVVALFILYLFLQSGEFVHAFENLMVFFVVWISPWAGITLVDFFLIRRGKVDVKSLYCHHSRSSCTDVNWRGVFALAVGVLAAWLFQVGTIKSLQGPLAMALGGIDLSWLAGFCVGGGMYYALHRSRRTEVVRSSVMAK; translated from the coding sequence ATGCTTCATGTTGGGAAGCAACGTTCAGTTGAGAAAAACTTAATCGGCACGTTTTCTAAAGGGCGCTTTAGTTATCGTCAATTACCTAAATTGGCAGACCTCGCTTTAATGGCTGCGGGCGATACACGTGGTCGCCGCTCAGCGAGGAAAACAATAATGTCAATGCGTCGCGAATCTGAAAAAAGCTTAATCAATGAGGCCAACTACGATGCGCTCGGGCTTGAGCCCGTGCCCGATAGCCATCGTACTTCTACGCCCCTGGATCAGTTCTGGATCTGGGCCGGGGCGAATGTGGCTCCGATCAATTGGGTGCTGGGCGCCATCGGCATCCAACTGGGTTTGAGCCTGCTCGAAACCCTGCTGGTGATCGTGGTCGGCAATCTGTTGGGCGCCGCCCTGTTCGGCGGCATCTGCATCATGGGGCACCGCACCGGGGTGCCTCAAATGGTGCTGTCCCGGCTGGCGTTCGGCCGTCGTGGTGCCTATCTCCCTACCTTCATGCAAGTGCTGATGCCGATGGGGTGGGTGGCCACCAACACTTGGATCGTGCTGGACCTTGCAGTGGCCGCCCTGGACAAAATCGGTATCAGCGGTGGCATGGAACTCAAATACGGCATCGCCCTGGCCGTCATGGTGCTGCAGGTCGGTATTGCCGCCTGGGGCTTCAATGCCATCAAGTGCTTCGAGCGCTACACCATGCCGGCGATCCTGCTGATCATGGTGGTGATGACCGGCCTGGCCTTCACCCATGTGGATATCCAGTGGCAGCGTTCGACGATCGAGGGCATCGGCAAGCTCTCGGCCATGAGCAGCCTGATGACGGCAATCGGGATCGGCTGGGGCATTTCGTGGCTGGTGTACGCCTCGGACTACACCCGCTTTACGCAGAGCGAGCTGTCGGATGGGCAAGTATTTCGCTCGACCTTTCTCGGCATGTTCCTGCCTACGGTGTGGCTGGCATTCCTGGGCGCCGCGATCGCGTCCGCCGGCGCCGGCTCGGACCCCGCGCAACTGATCATTGCGGTCTTCGGCACGATGGCGTTGCCGGTTCTGCTGGTGCTTCTACATGGTCCGGTGGCCACCAATATCGTGGTCATCTACTCGGCGGCGCTGGCGACGTTGTCCCTGGACCTTAGGGTTGCGCGCTGGGTGGTTTCGATGGTCTCGGGCGTGGTGGCGCTGTTCATCCTCTATCTGTTCCTGCAATCGGGCGAGTTTGTGCATGCCTTTGAAAACCTGATGGTGTTTTTCGTGGTGTGGATCAGTCCATGGGCGGGTATCACCTTGGTCGACTTTTTCCTGATTCGCCGGGGCAAAGTCGATGTGAAGTCACTTTATTGCCATCACTCTCGAAGTTCCTGCACTGATGTGAACTGGCGGGGTGTGTTTGCACTTGCGGTGGGTGTATTGGCGGCCTGGTTATTTCAAGTAGGCACCATTAAATCGCTGCAAGGTCCTCTTGCGATGGCATTGGGCGGTATTGATCTTTCGTGGTTGGCGGGGTTCTGCGTAGGCGGCGGTATGTATTACGCATTGCACCGCTCGCGGCGAACTGAAGTTGTTCGCTCGTCAGTCATGGCTAAGTAA
- a CDS encoding VOC family protein, protein MSHLEQTNVLAALNGGAEIDGFLGNVVEIAIVTRDHKRTMDGLLKLGIGPWRVYTFSPENTENQTYHGEPADFVLKVCFAQSGNMVWELMEPVSGPTIFADFLDKHGEGIQHVAYDCNNIPFEERIAELQRRGFKCVQSGSWMGVNHFAFFGTEADTTTVFETYAFPGDWDYPEPESWYPPRA, encoded by the coding sequence ATGTCTCATCTTGAACAAACCAATGTGCTGGCTGCGTTGAACGGCGGCGCCGAGATCGATGGGTTCCTGGGCAACGTCGTGGAGATCGCCATCGTGACCCGTGATCACAAACGCACCATGGACGGCTTGCTCAAGCTGGGGATCGGCCCATGGCGGGTTTACACCTTCAGCCCGGAGAACACCGAAAACCAGACTTACCACGGTGAACCAGCCGACTTTGTCCTGAAGGTCTGCTTCGCCCAATCCGGAAATATGGTCTGGGAGCTGATGGAGCCCGTCTCCGGGCCGACGATTTTTGCCGATTTCCTGGACAAGCATGGCGAAGGCATCCAGCACGTGGCCTATGACTGCAACAACATCCCGTTCGAGGAGCGCATCGCCGAGTTGCAGCGACGCGGTTTCAAATGCGTGCAGTCCGGCTCCTGGATGGGCGTGAATCATTTCGCCTTCTTCGGCACCGAGGCGGATACCACTACCGTATTCGAAACCTATGCCTTCCCTGGCGACTGGGATTACCCGGAACCAGAGTCGTGGTATCCGCCACGGGCATAA
- a CDS encoding branched-chain amino acid ABC transporter permease gives MTNPVATLNASFDEAPLTLVRRRWQPGLLVLLLVAFVGLPWLGNDYWLNAILIPFLVLSLAGLGLNLLTGYTGQTSVGAAGFMAVGAFATYGLLLRVPGLPLALIGGGVIAGLVGLVFGIPSSRIKGFYLMVTTLAAQFFLEWVFAKFPWFYNYASSGTISAPRLELFGHNLSTPVGRYLLTLSCVVLLTWVAVNLVRSQVGRNWMAIRDMDTAAAVIGIPVERYKRMAFAVSSFYLGVAGALWAFAYLGTASASSFDINRSFQILFIIIIGGMGSIAGSFIGAAFISLTPILLSHAGLWLFNGNVDGGQLQNLQKVLFGGLIVWFLIREPEGLVRLLGDLRERIKAWPLRF, from the coding sequence ATGACCAATCCTGTTGCGACCCTCAACGCCAGCTTCGATGAAGCACCGCTGACCCTCGTGCGTCGCCGCTGGCAACCCGGCTTGTTGGTCCTGCTGCTGGTGGCCTTCGTCGGGTTGCCTTGGTTGGGCAACGACTACTGGCTCAACGCGATTCTGATTCCTTTCCTGGTGCTGTCGCTGGCGGGCCTGGGGCTGAACTTGCTGACCGGCTACACCGGCCAGACGTCGGTGGGTGCGGCCGGCTTCATGGCCGTCGGCGCCTTCGCCACTTACGGCTTGCTCTTGCGGGTGCCAGGGCTGCCGCTGGCACTGATCGGCGGTGGCGTGATTGCCGGGCTGGTGGGGCTGGTGTTCGGCATACCCAGTTCGAGGATCAAGGGTTTCTACCTGATGGTTACCACGCTCGCCGCGCAGTTCTTCCTGGAATGGGTGTTCGCCAAGTTTCCCTGGTTCTACAACTACGCTTCGTCCGGCACCATCAGTGCCCCGCGCCTGGAGCTGTTCGGCCACAACCTGAGCACCCCGGTCGGTCGCTACCTGTTGACCCTCAGTTGCGTGGTGCTGTTGACCTGGGTGGCGGTCAACCTGGTACGCAGCCAGGTCGGCCGCAACTGGATGGCGATCCGCGACATGGACACGGCGGCCGCCGTGATCGGCATTCCGGTGGAGCGCTACAAGCGCATGGCCTTCGCCGTCAGTTCCTTTTACCTGGGCGTCGCCGGGGCGCTCTGGGCGTTCGCCTACCTGGGCACGGCCAGTGCCAGCAGCTTCGACATCAACCGCTCGTTCCAGATTCTCTTCATCATCATTATCGGTGGCATGGGCAGCATAGCCGGCAGCTTCATCGGCGCCGCGTTCATCAGCCTGACGCCCATCCTGCTCAGCCATGCGGGGCTATGGCTGTTCAACGGCAACGTCGATGGCGGGCAATTGCAGAACCTGCAAAAAGTTCTCTTCGGCGGCTTGATCGTCTGGTTCCTGATCAGGGAGCCGGAAGGACTGGTGCGCCTGCTCGGCGACCTGCGCGAACGCATCAAGGCCTGGCCGCTGCGGTTCTGA